A window of Hymenobacter aerilatus contains these coding sequences:
- a CDS encoding fumarate reductase/succinate dehydrogenase flavoprotein subunit produces MFPDSKIPEGPIGEKWDKHKFDVKLVNPANKRKYDIIVVGTGLAGASAAASLAELGYNVKAFSFHDSPRRAHSIAAQGGINAAKNYQNDGDSVFRLFYDTVKGGDYRSREANVYRLAQVSVNIIDQCVAQGVPFAREYGGLLANRSFGGAQVSRTFYARGQTGQQLLLGAYSALSRQIAYGKVKMYTRTEMLDLVLVDGKARGIVTRNLITGEIETHAAHAVILATGGYGNVFYLSTNAKYSNATAAWRAHKKGAYFANPCFTQIHPTCIPVSGDYQSKLTLMSESLRNDGRVWVPKEKATAERLRKGEIRVADIKEEDRDYFLERKYPAFGNLVPRDVASRNAKMMCDEGRGVGSTGLAVYLDFADSIKRNGADWVAAKYGNLFEMYEKITGENPYELPMRIYPAVHYTMGGLWVDYNLETTVPGLYATGECNFSDHGANRLGASALMQGLADGYFVIPYTIGDYLAKTPPTPVTTQDPAFAETEAKVRADIQKLMSINGTRTPTEFHKALGHIMWEYCGMARTAEGLRHAKAEIQKLKREFWSDLKVIGVNEELNQTLESAGRVADFIELGELMVDDALHRNESCGGHFREEYATEEGEAKRNDDEYAYVAAWEYQGENQPEKLNKEELLFENVKLTQRSYK; encoded by the coding sequence ATGTTTCCGGACTCGAAAATTCCCGAAGGCCCAATAGGCGAAAAGTGGGACAAGCATAAATTTGACGTTAAGCTGGTTAACCCGGCTAACAAGCGTAAATACGATATCATTGTGGTAGGTACCGGCTTGGCTGGTGCCTCGGCCGCAGCATCACTGGCAGAGCTCGGGTACAATGTGAAGGCCTTTTCCTTCCACGACTCGCCGCGCCGCGCGCACAGCATTGCTGCACAGGGTGGTATCAACGCTGCCAAAAACTACCAGAACGACGGTGACTCCGTGTTCCGTTTGTTCTATGACACAGTAAAAGGGGGCGATTACCGCTCTCGCGAAGCCAACGTGTACCGCCTGGCGCAGGTATCGGTGAACATCATCGACCAGTGCGTGGCACAGGGTGTACCGTTTGCCCGTGAGTATGGCGGCCTGCTGGCTAACCGTTCATTTGGGGGCGCGCAGGTGTCGCGCACGTTCTACGCACGTGGCCAGACCGGACAGCAGCTTCTACTTGGTGCCTACTCTGCTTTGTCGCGGCAAATTGCATACGGCAAGGTGAAGATGTATACGCGCACCGAAATGCTGGACCTAGTATTGGTAGATGGCAAGGCACGCGGTATTGTGACGCGTAACCTAATTACTGGTGAAATCGAAACTCACGCGGCACACGCTGTTATTCTGGCTACAGGTGGCTATGGTAATGTATTCTACCTGAGCACTAATGCCAAGTATTCGAATGCGACGGCAGCATGGCGAGCCCACAAGAAGGGAGCTTACTTTGCTAACCCCTGCTTCACCCAAATTCACCCTACCTGTATCCCCGTATCCGGTGACTACCAGTCGAAACTGACACTGATGTCGGAGTCGCTGCGTAATGATGGGCGCGTGTGGGTACCTAAAGAAAAGGCTACTGCTGAGCGCTTACGCAAAGGTGAAATTCGCGTGGCGGATATCAAAGAAGAAGACCGCGACTACTTCCTGGAGCGCAAATACCCTGCTTTTGGTAACCTCGTGCCTCGCGATGTAGCCTCGCGCAACGCTAAAATGATGTGCGACGAAGGTCGTGGGGTAGGCTCAACGGGCTTAGCTGTGTACCTAGACTTTGCAGACAGCATCAAGCGCAATGGCGCTGATTGGGTGGCTGCTAAGTACGGTAACCTGTTTGAGATGTATGAGAAGATTACGGGTGAGAATCCGTATGAACTACCCATGCGCATTTATCCGGCAGTGCACTACACCATGGGTGGCCTGTGGGTGGATTACAACCTGGAAACCACAGTCCCTGGCTTGTATGCAACAGGTGAGTGTAACTTCTCAGACCACGGCGCTAATCGCCTCGGCGCTTCGGCGCTGATGCAAGGCCTAGCCGATGGCTATTTTGTAATTCCTTATACCATTGGGGATTACCTGGCCAAGACGCCGCCTACCCCTGTTACCACACAAGATCCGGCTTTTGCCGAGACAGAAGCAAAGGTTCGTGCCGACATTCAGAAGCTGATGAGCATCAATGGCACGCGCACGCCTACCGAATTCCACAAGGCCCTTGGCCACATCATGTGGGAATACTGTGGAATGGCTCGTACCGCTGAGGGCCTACGTCATGCAAAGGCTGAGATTCAGAAGCTTAAGCGCGAGTTCTGGTCTGATCTGAAAGTAATCGGCGTGAACGAAGAGCTTAATCAAACGCTAGAAAGTGCCGGTCGCGTAGCCGATTTCATCGAATTGGGCGAGCTGATGGTGGATGATGCGCTACACCGCAATGAAAGCTGTGGCGGTCACTTCCGCGAAGAATATGCAACCGAAGAAGGCGAAGCTAAACGTAACGACGATGAGTATGCTTACGTGGCTGCATGGGAATATCAGGGTGAAAACCAGCCTGAGAAACTAAATAAAGAAGAGCTGCTGTTTGAAAATGTGAAACTCACGCAACGCAGCTACAAGTAA
- a CDS encoding succinate dehydrogenase/fumarate reductase iron-sulfur subunit, with protein sequence MNLTLKVWRQKNRNSEGKIVDYQVKDISPDMSFLEMLDVLNEDLLHRGEEPVAFDHDCREGICGSCNLFINGRAHGPEKGTTTCQLHMRKFNDGDTITIEPWRANSFPVNKDLSVDRSAFDRIIQAGGYISINTGGTPDANEIPIPKEIADRAFEAATCIGCGACVAACKNASAMLFVSAKVSQLALLPQGHVERKTRVENMVAQMDKEGFGACTNIGSCAAECPVGISLENIAILNREFLAAKATSNNLS encoded by the coding sequence ATGAACCTCACGCTGAAAGTGTGGCGGCAAAAAAATCGTAATTCGGAGGGTAAGATTGTGGATTATCAGGTGAAGGATATTTCGCCGGATATGTCGTTTCTGGAGATGCTGGACGTGCTCAACGAAGACCTTCTGCACAGAGGGGAAGAGCCGGTAGCTTTCGACCACGACTGCCGCGAGGGCATTTGTGGGTCTTGCAACTTGTTCATCAACGGACGGGCGCACGGACCAGAAAAAGGCACCACTACCTGCCAGCTCCACATGCGCAAGTTCAACGATGGTGATACTATCACTATTGAACCCTGGCGCGCTAATTCTTTCCCCGTCAACAAAGACCTGAGCGTAGACCGCTCGGCCTTCGACCGCATCATTCAGGCCGGTGGCTACATCAGCATCAACACTGGTGGCACCCCTGACGCCAACGAAATTCCGATTCCGAAGGAAATTGCGGACCGGGCTTTTGAGGCTGCTACCTGCATTGGGTGTGGTGCCTGCGTGGCTGCGTGCAAAAACGCTTCGGCTATGCTGTTTGTATCAGCCAAGGTGTCGCAGCTGGCGCTGTTGCCGCAGGGCCACGTGGAGCGCAAAACCCGCGTGGAAAATATGGTGGCGCAAATGGATAAAGAAGGCTTTGGAGCCTGCACTAATATTGGCTCATGCGCAGCTGAGTGCCCAGTGGGCATTTCGCTAGAGAACATTGCCATCTTGAACCGCGAATTTTTGGCTGCAAAAGCTACTTCGAATAACCTATCGTAA
- a CDS encoding NADPH-dependent FMN reductase, translated as MITIIVGTNRPNSRARLVADLYSQLLTDLGATHQLLDLVELPADFLVTALYGHTGQHAGFNRLAEKAAAADKLVFIVPEYNASLPGALKGFIDGLPYPGGIRGKKAAVVGLGTGAQGGALALCHLTDILMYLGTLVLPTRVRLPFIDQYLTQDGTLSHELYMQLLREQATQLVAL; from the coding sequence ATGATTACCATCATCGTAGGCACCAATCGGCCTAACTCTCGTGCCCGGTTGGTGGCTGACTTATATAGCCAGTTACTGACAGACCTCGGTGCAACTCACCAGCTACTAGATCTGGTAGAATTGCCCGCCGATTTTTTGGTAACAGCCCTGTACGGCCATACTGGCCAACACGCTGGATTCAACCGATTGGCTGAAAAAGCAGCGGCAGCCGACAAGCTGGTGTTTATCGTGCCTGAGTACAATGCCTCGTTGCCGGGGGCTCTGAAGGGCTTTATAGATGGCCTCCCCTACCCTGGTGGCATCCGCGGCAAAAAGGCGGCGGTGGTAGGCTTGGGCACCGGCGCGCAGGGTGGCGCCTTGGCTTTGTGCCACCTCACCGATATTCTGATGTATCTAGGCACATTGGTGCTGCCTACCCGCGTACGCTTACCTTTCATCGACCAGTACCTCACGCAAGACGGTACGCTCAGCCACGAGCTATACATGCAGCTGCTACGCGAGCAGGCAACGCAGCTGGTCGCGCTTTAA
- a CDS encoding MbnP family protein → MKFSLPTFWVAAVVTVFSLASCNDKEKEAQPTVGTLDIEMEHVVGNRALALNTTTYTNPVSNEQFTVSRFNYYVSNIRLQKADGTEYPQPESYYLVQESDTESKHLHLKDVPIGDYTGISFVVGVDSARNVAGAQTGALDVNNNMFWDWNSGYIFFKMEGNLVASSAYPAKSFLMHVGGFTKPYNAVRTVKLTFPSSNLLVGADHSPELHLRIDALKVLNGPQPIQLSTFRGAHMPGANAVQVANNYAAGMFLVDHINAN, encoded by the coding sequence ATGAAATTTTCCCTACCTACCTTTTGGGTAGCCGCTGTGGTTACCGTATTCTCTCTGGCCAGTTGCAACGATAAAGAAAAAGAAGCTCAGCCTACTGTGGGCACGCTGGATATTGAGATGGAGCACGTAGTGGGCAACAGAGCGCTGGCGCTCAACACCACTACCTACACCAATCCCGTGAGCAACGAGCAGTTTACTGTTTCCCGTTTCAACTACTACGTTTCCAACATCAGGCTGCAAAAGGCCGATGGTACGGAGTACCCTCAGCCCGAGAGCTACTACCTGGTGCAGGAGTCTGACACTGAATCGAAGCACCTGCATCTAAAGGATGTGCCTATCGGCGACTACACTGGTATATCCTTCGTGGTAGGCGTGGATAGCGCCCGCAACGTGGCCGGTGCCCAAACCGGCGCACTGGACGTGAATAATAATATGTTCTGGGACTGGAACTCAGGGTATATCTTCTTCAAGATGGAAGGTAATCTAGTGGCTTCCAGCGCCTACCCTGCCAAATCATTTTTGATGCACGTGGGTGGCTTCACCAAACCCTACAACGCCGTGCGCACCGTGAAGCTGACTTTCCCGAGCAGTAACTTGCTGGTAGGTGCCGACCACAGCCCCGAGCTGCACCTGAGAATAGACGCTTTGAAGGTACTGAACGGCCCGCAACCTATACAGCTCAGTACCTTTAGAGGAGCGCACATGCCGGGTGCTAATGCCGTGCAGGTAGCCAATAATTATGCGGCAGGCATGTTCTTAGTGGACCATATCAACGCTAATTAG
- a CDS encoding cytochrome-c peroxidase, with the protein MRVFTSRTLTAPLLGLAGLLVTSCQPDADILKQQAVPGDTLPSNFPTPAYALETNPPDRATFELGRTLFYDPRLSRTGDVSCGSCHQQSVAFAHADHRVSQGVDGLLGPRNTPPLQNLRWRRELLWDGGSKNLETMPLAPLTNPVEMDETLGNVLKKLNADADYRRRFAKIYGRSPIDSYQFLRALAQFTAALTSANSRYDHYVRGEAGRQLSAPELRGRALLAQKCTPCHSTDLFTDETYRNNGLDREFSADSGRAHITSVVQDRGKFKVPSLRNVTKTAPYMHDGRFATLAEVLAHYDHGVQPSPTLDPLLRRPNGQLGIPLTAQEQADLLAFLETLTDTEFLQDRRLAERQ; encoded by the coding sequence GTGCGCGTGTTCACTTCGCGTACCCTGACGGCCCCGTTGCTGGGGTTGGCGGGGCTGCTGGTGACTAGTTGCCAGCCTGACGCGGATATACTGAAGCAGCAGGCTGTGCCGGGCGATACACTCCCCAGCAACTTCCCTACCCCTGCCTACGCGCTCGAAACCAACCCGCCCGACCGGGCCACTTTTGAGCTGGGCCGGACGCTATTTTACGACCCGCGCCTATCGCGCACGGGTGATGTCTCGTGCGGTTCGTGCCACCAGCAGTCTGTGGCCTTTGCTCATGCCGACCACCGGGTGAGCCAAGGCGTAGATGGCTTGCTGGGGCCGCGCAATACGCCGCCTTTGCAAAATCTACGCTGGCGCCGGGAGTTACTGTGGGATGGTGGGTCCAAAAACCTCGAAACCATGCCGTTGGCGCCCCTCACCAACCCGGTGGAAATGGACGAGACGCTCGGCAACGTGCTCAAAAAACTCAATGCCGACGCTGACTACCGGCGCCGGTTTGCGAAAATTTACGGCAGGTCGCCCATCGACTCGTACCAATTTCTGCGGGCGCTGGCGCAGTTTACAGCCGCGCTGACCTCGGCCAACTCGCGCTACGACCACTACGTGCGCGGCGAAGCCGGTAGGCAACTGAGCGCGCCAGAGCTGCGCGGCCGTGCCCTGCTGGCGCAAAAATGCACTCCCTGCCACAGCACCGATTTATTCACCGACGAAACCTACCGCAACAACGGTCTGGACCGGGAATTTTCGGCTGATTCGGGTAGAGCGCACATCACCAGTGTAGTGCAGGATCGGGGAAAGTTTAAGGTGCCTTCCTTGCGCAACGTGACCAAAACGGCACCTTACATGCACGACGGACGCTTTGCTACCCTAGCAGAGGTGCTAGCCCACTACGACCACGGCGTGCAGCCCTCCCCTACCCTCGACCCGCTGCTGCGCCGCCCCAATGGACAGCTAGGTATTCCGCTCACCGCTCAAGAGCAAGCCGATTTGCTGGCCTTTCTGGAAACGCTGACCGACACGGAGTTTTTGCAGGACCGCCGCCTGGCAGAGCGTCAGTAG
- a CDS encoding transporter has protein sequence MAISFCGTGTGYSQWVCSRFFPSNPNSDTGYKHSHRGDPTDYEAYRVLELRGKYFLAKRLELNAFVPYAMNTNQSNAQQLNMAGVGDVTVFAGYHLIRAIETLGVQSRLIVGGGVKLPTGDYHRTNAAGQRYGILN, from the coding sequence ATGGCTATCAGCTTTTGTGGCACCGGCACCGGCTATTCCCAGTGGGTGTGCAGCCGTTTTTTCCCATCGAACCCAAACTCTGACACCGGCTATAAGCACAGTCACCGGGGCGACCCAACTGATTACGAAGCCTACCGCGTGTTGGAGCTGCGCGGCAAGTATTTTCTAGCCAAGCGTCTGGAGTTGAACGCCTTTGTGCCCTATGCAATGAACACCAACCAAAGCAACGCCCAGCAGCTGAACATGGCCGGCGTGGGTGATGTAACGGTTTTTGCTGGTTACCACCTCATCCGCGCCATCGAAACGCTGGGCGTGCAGAGCCGCCTGATTGTGGGCGGCGGTGTGAAGCTACCCACCGGCGACTACCACCGTACCAATGCTGCCGGTCAGCGCTACGGTATACTCAACTAG
- a CDS encoding voltage-gated chloride channel family protein has product MRYLPVAFLHEYRPQVFFLLRWLLLSALIGLLAGTASAGFLAALAWATEWRELHPWIIWWLPAGGLLIGLMYHYLAGRAEKGNNLILDEIHQPQQTLPLRMVPLVLLGTILTHLFGGSAGREGTAVQMGGTLADQLMRPLRLHQRERKLLLIAGISAGFASIFGTPLAGAVFGLEVLLIGRLRYDAILPSLLAAISADYVTRWWGLYLPDVQGLGHTHYPHMVAPTASVLGLLSAAAAGIAFGLAGRAFASATHLVSGFYKKLIAYPPLRPVVGGAVVALLVWALGTTRYIGLGVPVIVESFSVQLPAYAFALKILLTALTLGASFKGGEVTPLFFVGATLGNALALLLPLPLPLLAGMGFVAVFAGAANTPLACTLMGLELFGAEGGLYIGLACVVSYLFSGHQGIYSAQIVGESKHGIWGRQTGKHLREL; this is encoded by the coding sequence ATGCGCTACCTTCCCGTTGCCTTTCTGCACGAATACCGGCCGCAGGTATTCTTTTTGTTGCGCTGGTTGTTGCTGAGTGCCCTCATCGGGCTACTGGCCGGCACAGCATCGGCGGGATTTCTGGCGGCGCTGGCTTGGGCCACAGAATGGCGCGAGCTGCACCCCTGGATTATTTGGTGGCTGCCGGCGGGCGGTCTGCTCATTGGGCTAATGTATCATTACTTGGCGGGTCGGGCCGAAAAGGGCAATAACCTGATTCTCGACGAAATCCACCAACCCCAGCAAACGCTGCCGCTGCGCATGGTGCCGCTGGTGCTCCTGGGTACAATACTCACGCATTTGTTTGGCGGCTCGGCGGGCCGCGAGGGTACGGCCGTGCAAATGGGTGGCACCCTCGCCGACCAGCTTATGCGCCCGCTACGCCTGCACCAGCGCGAGCGGAAGCTGCTGCTGATTGCGGGCATTAGCGCGGGTTTTGCCTCTATTTTCGGCACGCCACTAGCCGGGGCGGTATTCGGGCTGGAGGTGCTTCTGATTGGCCGTTTGCGCTACGATGCCATCCTACCCAGCCTCCTGGCCGCCATCAGCGCCGATTACGTGACGCGCTGGTGGGGCTTGTATCTGCCCGATGTACAGGGGCTTGGTCACACGCACTACCCCCATATGGTAGCGCCTACGGCCAGTGTGCTGGGCCTGCTGAGTGCGGCGGCGGCGGGTATTGCCTTCGGACTGGCGGGCCGGGCGTTTGCCTCGGCCACTCATCTGGTGAGTGGTTTTTATAAGAAGCTGATTGCCTACCCGCCCCTGCGCCCGGTGGTAGGCGGGGCCGTAGTGGCATTGTTGGTGTGGGCCTTGGGTACCACGCGCTACATCGGGCTGGGCGTGCCGGTAATCGTCGAGTCGTTTAGTGTGCAGTTGCCGGCCTATGCGTTTGCGCTCAAAATCCTGCTCACGGCCCTCACCCTAGGCGCCAGCTTTAAAGGAGGCGAGGTGACGCCATTGTTTTTTGTAGGCGCTACCCTTGGCAATGCCTTGGCGCTGCTGCTGCCACTGCCGTTGCCGCTGCTGGCAGGCATGGGCTTCGTGGCGGTTTTTGCGGGCGCGGCCAATACGCCGTTGGCTTGCACCCTCATGGGGCTGGAGCTATTCGGGGCCGAAGGCGGACTGTATATCGGCTTGGCCTGCGTGGTAAGCTACCTGTTCTCAGGCCATCAGGGCATCTACAGTGCCCAGATAGTAGGCGAAAGCAAACACGGAATCTGGGGTAGGCAAACAGGCAAGCACCTGCGGGAGCTGTGA
- a CDS encoding cytochrome-c peroxidase: MTFSTPPMAFLLRFLRARFWLAVLILAAACSPKGTMDEEEEDPIATPTPYALTLPATFPQNPTIPTDNPLTNEGVQLGRMLFYETRLSRDNTLSCGSCHQQSKAFTDGRARSLGVDGRQHPRGAMSLTNLLWETTLNWDGAATTLETQARIPIENEVELHQSLAVGVAKLQQTDLYPPLFLKAFGSKTITEENTLKALAQFERTLISANSRFDRYYAGDRSVLTPDEVQGLLLFNNHPEPSHGIAGANCFHCHGGTLFTARDFFNNGLDLSFADNGRGQATGQAFDNGKFRAPTLRNIALTAPYMHDGRFATLEEVVDHYSDHVQRQSPNIDPNMLDASNVPFGSQVSLSATQKRQLVAFLKTLTDTTFVHDKRFANPFTP, encoded by the coding sequence ATGACCTTTTCTACCCCGCCCATGGCTTTTCTGCTTCGTTTCCTGCGTGCCCGCTTCTGGCTTGCTGTGCTGATACTGGCCGCGGCGTGTAGTCCGAAGGGTACCATGGACGAAGAAGAGGAAGACCCCATTGCCACGCCTACCCCCTACGCGCTTACGCTGCCGGCCACTTTTCCGCAGAACCCTACCATCCCTACCGACAACCCGCTTACCAACGAAGGCGTGCAGTTGGGCCGGATGCTATTCTACGAAACGCGTTTGTCCCGTGACAATACCTTATCGTGCGGCTCTTGCCACCAGCAAAGCAAGGCTTTCACCGATGGCCGGGCACGGTCGTTGGGCGTAGATGGGCGGCAGCACCCGCGCGGCGCTATGTCGCTCACCAACCTGCTCTGGGAAACGACGCTGAACTGGGACGGCGCTGCCACCACGCTCGAAACGCAGGCCCGCATTCCGATTGAAAACGAAGTGGAGCTGCACCAGTCGCTGGCCGTAGGCGTAGCCAAACTTCAGCAAACGGACCTCTACCCCCCTCTTTTCCTGAAAGCGTTTGGCTCGAAAACCATTACAGAAGAAAACACGCTGAAAGCACTGGCGCAGTTTGAGCGCACACTGATTTCAGCCAATTCGCGCTTCGACCGCTACTACGCAGGCGACCGGTCGGTGCTGACGCCTGACGAGGTGCAGGGGCTGCTGTTGTTCAACAACCACCCCGAGCCCAGCCACGGCATTGCGGGGGCCAACTGCTTCCACTGCCACGGCGGCACGCTGTTCACGGCCCGCGACTTTTTCAACAACGGCCTCGATCTTTCCTTTGCCGATAACGGCCGTGGCCAGGCCACCGGTCAGGCCTTCGACAACGGCAAGTTTCGGGCGCCTACTCTGCGCAACATTGCCCTCACGGCCCCCTACATGCACGATGGCCGCTTTGCTACCCTAGAGGAAGTGGTGGATCACTACAGTGACCATGTGCAGCGCCAAAGCCCCAACATCGACCCCAACATGCTGGATGCCAGCAATGTGCCGTTTGGAAGTCAGGTTAGCCTCTCGGCCACCCAAAAGCGGCAGCTTGTGGCCTTCCTGAAAACCCTAACGGACACCACGTTTGTGCATGACAAGCGCTTCGCGAATCCATTTACTCCCTGA
- a CDS encoding SGNH/GDSL hydrolase family protein, translating into MSTRQSATALLPLDSLKLVYMGSSVPTGVGATNQHGYTALYSDLLAQRAAAGAGLPWQTANISISGNNTIAVMKRFDADLLPQRAKYVVFALALGNEGIKEKGQPVFEQFKTNLVALINRARAHGMVPIITNGYTRNDYGPEQYAFTKQMNLLIQGWNVPSINLLGAVDDGQGRWTTGYWSDALHPNDRGHAEMAHTMVPSLFDALHVGKPLPTRRVSQGIRLINTASRPAPTLRLVPEDVVHPFTTIIRFKTGTAGQLLAIQDSAGLITGALRVTPSGVVAYTSTKGQRITGKVPVANNRWHQLALTHYYARGTTQLYVDSTQEGSVAERLRPTQFNLGGAATPRRVQLRDWFFYRSGMNQDEILAVAADSLLKSSLEFYAPLHGHSATSDSLQNLAQSMNMLRVVQASQKMQRTKRSGTATRSATSPPAITPTSTKRRK; encoded by the coding sequence ATGTCTACCAGACAGTCCGCTACGGCACTTCTGCCCCTTGATTCACTGAAGTTGGTATACATGGGGTCTTCTGTGCCCACTGGCGTGGGCGCCACCAACCAGCACGGCTACACGGCGCTGTACTCTGATTTGCTGGCGCAACGAGCTGCAGCTGGGGCAGGATTGCCCTGGCAAACGGCCAACATCAGCATTTCCGGCAACAACACTATTGCCGTGATGAAGCGCTTTGATGCCGACCTGCTACCCCAACGCGCTAAGTATGTAGTGTTTGCGCTGGCGCTTGGCAATGAAGGCATCAAGGAAAAAGGCCAGCCGGTTTTTGAGCAATTCAAGACCAATCTGGTGGCGCTCATCAACCGGGCGCGGGCGCACGGCATGGTGCCCATCATCACCAATGGCTACACTCGCAACGATTACGGCCCCGAGCAATACGCCTTCACCAAACAAATGAACCTGCTGATTCAGGGCTGGAATGTACCCAGTATCAATTTGCTTGGTGCCGTTGATGATGGACAGGGCCGCTGGACGACAGGCTATTGGTCTGATGCCCTACACCCCAACGACCGGGGCCACGCCGAAATGGCGCACACCATGGTTCCTTCGCTTTTTGATGCTCTGCACGTGGGTAAGCCGCTGCCCACGCGCCGCGTCAGCCAGGGTATCAGGCTCATTAATACGGCTAGCCGGCCTGCCCCTACCCTCCGTCTGGTACCCGAGGATGTGGTGCACCCGTTTACGACCATTATCCGCTTCAAAACCGGCACCGCGGGCCAGCTGCTGGCTATCCAAGACAGTGCTGGACTGATAACTGGTGCGTTGCGGGTGACACCAAGTGGCGTAGTAGCCTATACCTCAACCAAAGGACAGCGCATCACGGGCAAAGTACCTGTGGCCAACAACCGCTGGCACCAGCTGGCCCTTACGCATTACTACGCTCGCGGAACCACTCAACTTTATGTAGACAGCACCCAGGAAGGCAGCGTGGCGGAGCGCCTGCGTCCTACCCAATTCAATTTGGGCGGAGCCGCCACGCCACGCCGCGTGCAGCTACGCGACTGGTTTTTCTACCGCTCGGGCATGAACCAGGATGAAATCCTAGCCGTAGCGGCCGACTCCCTGCTCAAATCCAGCCTGGAGTTCTACGCTCCACTTCATGGTCACTCAGCCACTTCCGACTCGCTCCAAAATCTAGCTCAAAGTATGAATATGCTGCGCGTGGTGCAAGCTTCACAGAAGATGCAGAGAACGAAACGGTCCGGCACTGCTACTCGCTCGGCAACGTCGCCGCCTGCTATTACCCCCACTTCCACTAAGCGGCGCAAATAA